From Solanum stenotomum isolate F172 chromosome 2, ASM1918654v1, whole genome shotgun sequence:
aagattaaataattttatattttatgtcaaaattattatactttatatctcATAGTAAGTGATTTTTTAGGCGTTGTTTGGTAGTTAGCTTAGATGTTGagtcattaaattttatataaattatattatgtttgaCAActgattaaaaattaaattattcacaaaaatttataggaaaaattgtatgaaatagcaaactattaattcaaattaaatgttatagtcatagtttattttatttgaaattcgcagcaaacatcccatttttttgccatctgattcggtatacaattagtcattttatacatttcggtataaaatgtgtttgtgtttgtataaagagagagaaaagtgtatatacaaatataaatacatatatttttgtcatatacacttataattctataaatacagatcttattatacaaattacaatgtataaatgaatttatacaaaactgaacaatttgtataaaattggatgtatctagtgaattatacaaatcaaaagttctataacaaatataaaatttgttatggagcgcaattatgcaaactatagctataacatacaaatatgatttttgtgtttgctatatgtgaaagttgctcaaattTATATGATGTTTGATTTATAAtttagaaatttatatatttaatatatgtattagttatgagGAAAACATATGTATTGTTTTATGCAGAATAAAagttgaaataattaatatctccataaaataatatatagatttatTCATGCATATGACTAAACCTTACACTACTACTATCTCCACAACTCTAACTAGCTATCAAACAACCTTTTAGAGTTCGATTGATAATCGGTTATATAAATAAGTTGTTTCTTAACTACTCCTGCAAAATGGCCTCTTAGAGTTGGTTTGTTTTTTCGGGACTAAATTtggaaatataataaatatctCCACCAAAAGTATCActagttttgatatttttagttGTAATGGTGAAATGATGTTACAGATAACATATCAGgaaatttaattttgtagtttttttataaaattattcataacTTTATGTTATGTGTGAAATTTCACTAGGTAAGCTGATGTTGTTGTCAATTTTTATGAgagattttcattttaatatataagagatctgaaaatgacatttttttctttaatcttataaaccatcattaaaaaaattatttttcgcGATCATATCATCTAACATAATATGAAATATCggtttctttttattattattactattactatagTGAATATTGTACCAGAGGAAGTTTGTGTGGTCTAACTATAGCGTTTGGcacaattataattttatgattagtAATTTTGGTCTAAACACTAAAATGACATATAtgcatttttcaaataatttttcgaTTTATCTAATTTGAATCaaagatatattttatatttatttatatttcgtTTTTAAtccaacaaattaaatatttttatctagccataaaatataagtatatattaaataatctTGTTATTATTAATTCCAACAGTAtgattaattataatttatatcattGATATCAGGATAAATTATTCGCCAGCAATATAATCCCTTATCCTTTTCataagttcatagagtttttccTCTTTTCATAAATTATCCTCCTTCTAATTTTGTCGTATGTTTTACTAATAGTTTATTGATATATTTATCGTTAGCAAATTATCTTGAATTTATCTTTATAATTAACCAAGCTTCAACATAAAATGAATGATCCCATGTGTTTAAATTCTTTGAGAAAATTAATGCTCAACTTTGCCcctatattttgtatttaagtttacttttagttttaggATAGAACTTCATTACGTGTCAAGGACAAAAATAAGCCTATTTCTTAATGGaggaataattattttattagaataaAAGTCAATAGATTGCAAagttactcaacttcaaaattttattatttttttcccttcaatCGATAATTTTATtgtacaaataattaaaaatgtttttgttcTTTGCTTTGTGTAAAAGAATGTTAATCAAAGAAACAATGTATTAGTTCTTGAAAGTTTAGTGCACTAATATTATTTACACGGACTAGCCACTTTTCAGCCTTACAGCTAAAATATAGTCATTATAATGTTGAGTTGAAATggcatataataatataaaaaaaaatatttgtgaaaaatttatatttgtggTGACTATATTTCAGCTATATGAACTAAAAAGTGATtatttgtgcattattttgaccTATTTTCTCAGTATTTTATATCACTTTCTCTTATTTCCTAAtttgggttttttttaaaaaaaatctttgttgTGTTGCtattcttcaagatttttttctGGTCACGTATGGACacatcaattttcttttctagAAAAGTTAACACGGAATAATacataaaagggaaaaaaaatgagtGAATTGCAAATTTGCAACTAACTCCCTAAATTTTGGAGATTAGGTCTAGGGATGGCAATTGGGGCGGGGCAGGGCAGGGCAAGAGAAGCCTTGACCAGCTAATCTCGTTTAGTATTTATTGTATTCCTCACACCAAACGATCCCTAAATAGTTCATATCTtttagtaaaaagaaaaaaatataatatttcatatagttATTCAATTATGGTTAGTTCTTATGGAAAGTCACTCAGCTATGGTAATTCTCTTGGAAAGTTAGTCAAtttgttttataactcaaaaagTCACTTAGTTATAATAGTTTTCTTAGAAagtcattcaattttttaatataccacaaaaatcactcaactattaatatttcacctaaaaaatttctcaacttatttaaatatttttttcatacttagaaagtcacccgacctaaaaaaaaaagaagaagaagggagtAATGCCTTTTAATTCAATGAAAATATTGGTTGATAGCATTACCACTCAATAACAAGATATCTATATGAAAGTTGACGTATGAAAGAGTGTCTCATAGCAAtggtaaattatttttgtataactaATAGGCCACGAGTTGTAGTCGTGAAATCAACAACTATTGTGTTATGAAATAAGTTGCTTATATTATACTCTTTGAAGTAAAGGAAGACGAAGtttggatttaaattttatatttgtaaatatatgataaatactttatacatttttttttttataaaaaaaacaacatatcAATGTTATAAGTAATTTTGTTCCCGCAAATTGCAAGAATCCAAGAATACTATCAACGGATCTcgtaagattttcaagaaattctttGATTTCTTCCTGAAACATGATTAAACTAAGTGAATAATATAAATGTTGTATTGCTAAGAATTAGAGTGCCTTtataaatagaagaaatgaattatttatatgttatttatCTAACATTCTCATGATTGTGAGAATGTAATAATCTCATGATTGTCTAATACCCCAAACGCATAATAAAATAGTGCTACATTTTTACCATATACCTCACACCTCCACCTAAAATTATATTAGCAGatagtagaatttttttttctctaagacgatctaaaaaataaatgttcaattaaattgtcttttttttaatgatctGCTAATATAATTTTAGGTGAAACCCTAAGgagtcgtttggtgtgaggtataCGGTAAAAATATAGCActattttattatgtatttggTTAAAGGTATTAGACAATCATGAAAATGTAAGataaataacatataaataattcatttcttctatttataAAGGCGCTCTGATTCTTAGTAATACAACATTTATATTATTCACTTAGGTCATTCTTTTTCAAATAAACTCAAAAGATAAATaggttattctttttttaacaagagaaagtatatttttttaaaacaagtaaattTGTTTAGGCTTTCAAAGAGCATTAATCATAggaataaaatggaaaaaaattaattaatcatatcttgatttattttgtggacaagtaaaattgaaatatatgatCTTATTTAGAAAAAGTTTTAACTAATCATATCTTGATTTAATAAGTGGACTGATAATTTGGAACATGTGATCTTAGTTtggaaaaagttttaattaatCATATCTTGATTTAATTAAATGGACAAGTTAGTTGAAATATTAAATTGTTCAATTAATATAGGatggagaaaatattattttaagtgctaaaaaggaaaaaaaattaaagaatcatTTATGGAAACAACACTTCATCACCCCTATAAAGTCATTCCATTTCAACAACATTTATACATCTTgcattagtatttttttaagcttactttttggaaaaaagaaaaaaagaaaaaaaaatgagatctATGAATATTATTGATTCATGGGGTCAAGCTTGTTTAGTTATCAATCAATCTTTACCCTATAAATCCTTCAATGGAATGATGAAAATCAATCTGAAAAATCGAAGAATTTTGAAACAAACTTTACCCTGTAGACCATTTTCATCTGTAACTGTTTCTGCTACCACTAGAGAAGATGAGAAAGAtgttaaggaagaagaaggagcaAAAATGGAGAATGAATTCAATTTCAAGGTTTACGTAGTTGAAAAGGCGATTTCAGTAAATAAAGCTTTGGATGAGGCTATAATGGTAAAAGACCCACCTATGATCCATGAAGCAATGCGTTATTCGCTTCTCGCCGGCGGGAAGAGAGTCCGGCCGATGCTCTGTCTCGCCGCCTGTGACCTTGTTGGGGGAAACCAGGGGAATGCTATGGCGGCTGCTTGTGCTGTTGAGATGATACATACTATGTCTCTCATTCATGATGATTTGCCCTGTATGGATGACGACGATCTCCGCCGTGGGAAGCCGACGAATCATAAAGTATACGGTGAGGATGTGGCGGTCCTCGCCGGAGATGCGCTCCTTGCTTTCGCATTCGAGTACCTCGCTACCGCTACAATCGGAGTTTCTCCGTCGAGGATCCTCGTTGCTGTCGCCGAATTGGCGAAATCTGTTGGAACGGAAGGGTTAGTAGCTGGACAAGTAGCGGATTTAGCTTGTACTGGTAACCCTAATGTGGGATTAGAAATGCTTGAATTCATTCACATACACAAAACGGCGGCGTTGCTGGAAGCTTCCGTTGTAATCGGAGCAATCCTCGGCGGCGGAGCAGATGAAGAAGTGGACAAGTTAAGGAGATTTGCCCGATGCATCGGTTTATTGTTTCAGGTAGTTGATGATATCCTTGACATGACAAAGTCGTCGGAGGAGCTCGGAAAAACCGCCGGAAAAGATTTGGCGGTGGATAAAACGACGTATCCGAAGCTGCTGGGATTGGAAAAGGCTAAGGAATTTGCGGCGGAGCTCAACGGCGAAGCTAAACAACAGCTGGCGGCGTTTGATTCACACAAAGCTGCTCCATTGATTGCTTTAGCAGATTACATTGCTTATCGTcaaaattaggattttttttctggaaattttttagatttatgaAGTAATTGAATAAATGTAGTTCTTCATCTTGTGATTTGAATCTTGATTTATCAAATGAAAATGAAggtgatttattatattattaataaataaagtcGATTTTGAGTCATGAAATTGGTTACTAATATTTATGTTGAAGTATGTTTACATTACATTCATTCACTTATTAGTAATACtttagttattgtattttttactttaaacgTGAAGATGTTTTGGGCAACATGTATTAGTTAGGAAGGAACATGTTGCTCATTTATAAGTAGCAATTGAACGACTTTTGAGTTTGGTTCTTCTCTAAACTCAACTTGAACGTGAAATGCTTTGGGCAACAGAGTAgactacttttttttaattatataactaGTGAATTTGACCGCACTGTGCGcggttttgaaatattttatataaattttattcaaatattttaaatagaaTTTACGCACAAATCGATCtttcaattcaattatttttttaaaagatctttaatttatatattcttCTATGattttttatcacttaaaaGTTTTTAATCTTCTATAAATACTCGTGTAGTGTACTTATAagtgaagaaagaaataattatttttcttaataggagtaaagaaagaaaagaatttcaagaaattttgtatatgttttgtgcatatatatataatctttttgaaacttattttcttaaagaaaaagaactataaatacatatacaaatatatttatatatatataaaaaaaaaagaaccacAAAGTGCATTGTCCATATCGATTTTCCGAACATTGAGACTAAATGAATCATaagaaatttggagaaaaacatcattatactattttttaaataaaccaaaaaatattataaattattttactaaaattttaTAAGTATTTAATTTGACAATCTTTATATGTATTTGGAGCTTATGTTCTTTAGGGTGCTTGCCACTTcatcctctctctctctttgtaATTGATTTATCATATATATGCTCATGTTCCTTTTAATGTAgtactagatataggaccccgtgccagcacggagcccaatatatattatttttttattttaatttatgtcatattatggaatttgagaaattattgaaatttttatatgattttaaaaatattttaaatttttaggtattgtgatttgtagtattttttttaatataattttgaaaataatatttattactctgtttgttctaatttatgtggcacacacagaatttcaaatattaaccattttttatatgtctctttaatatattaagttgttaattattgtattttatagtacattttgaacctaattttttaataatatatgttatttaccatgtcccaatttatgtggcattaattgatagatttgttgtcaagagatttattttgttaattattgtaatttatagtttttttttccgtcaatttcaaacaatatatgttgttaattgatagaatacttttaatgtaattttttttaaaaaaatatgtgtgactctccatgtcccaatttatgtggcacatgtaaagttttgacaattaaccaaaattttaatacatttaaaaaaatatttttaagtcgttaaattttaagtaatttaaattgttgtattatttattacaatttataatacttttaaagcAGTctaaatattgtactatttattatgatttataacactttttttttaatttatgtcatttatggaatttgagaagttattgaaatttttatatgattttaaaaatattttaaattgttagctattgtgatttgtaatacttttttttaacataattttgaaaataatatttattactctatttgttctaatttatgtggcagatgcataatttcaaatattaatttttttttatatgtctctttaatatattaagttgttaattattgtattttatagtacattttgaacctaattttttaataatatatgttatttgccatgtcccaattaatgtggcattaattgatagatttattggagtcgagagatttattttgttaattattgtaatttatagtttctttttcgtcaatttcaaacaatatatgtttattatataatccattttatgtggtaccaatagaatttagagagtcaattaaattttttatatgagttttaaataattaagttgttaattattgtaatgtatagtattacttatattatttttaaatatatttaaatattatatattaggttttttatcctaatctatatggcattgatataatttaaagtgtaaaataattgttaattattgtaatagataatattttgtttatttaagtcttttatagtatagtaattaatatataatatgtagtatttttaagtgttatattatggaatttgagaagtaattgaaatttttatatgattttaaaaatattttaaatttttagctattgtgagttgtaatacttttttttttacataattttgaaaataatatttattactctgtttgttctaatttatgtggcacaggcagaaccattttttatatgtctctttaatatattaagttcttaattattgtattttatagtacattttgaacataattttttaataatatatgttatttgccatgtcccaatttatgtggcattaattgatagatttgttggagtcgagagatttattttgttaattattgtaatttatagtttctttttcgtcaatttcaaacaatatatgctgttaattgatagaatacttttaatgtaatttttaaaaaaatatatgtgtgactgtccgttgtcccaatttatgtggcacatgtaaagttttgacaattaaccaaaattttaatacattttaaaaaaaaatttaagtcgttaaattttaagtaatttaaattgttgtattatttattacaatttataatacttttaaagtagtttaaatattgtactatttattatgatttataacactttttttaaaaaatttatgtcatattatggaatttgagaagttattgaaatttttatatgatttaaaaaatattttaaattgctagctattgtgatttgtaatacttttttttaacataattttgaaaataatatttattactctctttgttctaatttatgtggcagatgcaaaatttcaaatattaacccttttttatatgtctctttaatagattaagttgttaattattgtattttatagtacattttgaacctaattttttaataatatatgttatttgccatgtcccaatttatgtggcattaattgatagatttattggagtcgagagatttattttgttaattattgtaatttatagtttctttttcgtcaatttcaaacaatatatgttgttaattgatagattttttggagtggactattttttttattaattattgtaatttattgtttctttttcgtcaatttcaaacaatatatgtttattatataatccattttgtgtggtaccaatagaatttagagagtcaattaaattttttatataagttttaaataattaagttgttaattattgtaatgtatagtattacttatattatttttaaatatatttaaatattatatgttaggttttttatcctaatttatatggcattgatagaatttaaagtgtcaaataattgttaattattctaatagataatatggagtatttaagtcatttatagtatagtaattaatatataatatgtagtatttaagtggaaggtggtggggtccacttatatagtttgataaatatattggatattagtagtgatttatagtatagtaattaaaaatatataatatgtaataTTTAAGTAGAaggtggtggggcccacttatatattttataaatatattggacatTAGTAGTGATCTTATTGGACCATTGATAGTCATTCCTAGACTCTTCTATAATATAGTAATTTATTGTTACTCATGTTTGATTGATCATTGTTAGgtgcaataaaaaaaaattgcaaaatatgTATGAATTTCAACTTCACCTCAATGattatttgtaataaaaaagttaagttttgcctctatttttaaataaacataaaaatagcTTCCAAAATTACAGTGTCAATTAAGAAGTAGAAAAATGTTTATGAATTTGTAGAGTATATACATTCTCcatttaattttgtttcttatattttatttttcgagagTTCAATTTTATGAACTTTCACCTAtatttaatatgtatttttttattatattaatatgagaaACATTGAAtcttatagtatttttcatacaaatttcaaaatatttaaattttaattttaaaatagtgaattaatctaattcaattcagcgtaaaaaataattaaattaaccataaaaaagtaaaatataataagtaaAGTGAACGGAAGTAGTAATTACTTTAGAATTCAACATTGAGGTAGATATTATAGGTCGAATATATGAGACTCCTTGATGTAGATGATATAacacaaaatatcaaaatttatcaaatgttgagtaagaaatattaataaagagatatatcaattatttagtaattaaaacaatatatgAGATTCCTTGATGTAGATGAATAGCACAATATATCAAGATTTATCAAATGTTGAGTAagaattaataaagagattctaAAGTAGTTCTCAACCAAAACAATACATACCTTAATTTGACCGTAAAAATGAATCCATTTAAATatcctaaaaaaatataacacatacaaataaattttatcaaaatagaaTATCTAATAACACGTAAATTTCTCAAGAGAAATTATGAAGatgcaaattaaaaataaaatactgtAAATCTGCGAAGTAAAAAATTCGATATTATTCTTTTGAGTTCTCTATTTGATAACACATAATCCTACCTCAATttagtataaaataatattaaaaaattataaagaatatatttaaaCAACTTACCATACATGTCACGcaatttttgactttttgtgTGTAAAATTAGACCTTTTAGCCTTTAGGCATAAACCCAACAACAATAAGGAATATGAAAGAACATAAAGAAACATAGACATTGAATGTATTAATTGCTCAATTTAATTAGATTACAATTATTGTTCAATGTTCACTCATGAATGGAAAAAAGAGCAAAACGGATGTAAAGGGtaaaatgtattaattatttggtttaattagaaataaaaagattcattaaattaatgataatgacatttgagctttaaattaatgtaattaagatataatttgtaggtttttaaataaattatataaatgtaaaaaattaagaaaaatgtcaaaaaaaaaagagaaaaaagatataTGTCATTCTTGGCTTTAGAAGCATGCCACATCACCTCTCCTACATCtagctttattatatatatagcttGTGTTTGGATATTGCATAACCAATTAAGATTGTTTTGTGTTTTAGTAGAATCAATTGAAGTTTATATTGGGAAATGTTTGTGTTTTCTACGTTACTTCCTTTGTTGTAAGTTATTTGTGTTTTACTAGAATTAGCTAACGTTTATAGTGGGAAATGTTTGTGTTTTCTACGTTACCTAATTCTTTTgttctaattatttgttatgCGTTTCTTTTtcatctatttaaaaaaaaagtttttttcctGTTTTAGCAACACTTTATTGATGTTCATATTGAAGTATTGTTTACGTTACATCAGaggcggctcaacgtaattgggggcctaaagcgaaatttcaatttgcggcctaaaatataaatacacttcatatgcgtatttattaaaaaaaaaaaaaatacactattaagatgaaaattattagtacttaatattgttttttgagttactagttttaggtaagattttatcaactcaacattgaaaaacatcctttaagtgagacaattattatatgtattgttaacataatgatataagtaataagttgataaatattaaataaagataagagttagaagtttagaatcatagaatttgactcaaaaagttgatgacttggtatacctcattttaatatgcttagagtaatgcttgaaactaaaatttaaaaagaaataaaaaagaatttgtaatttactttgttcaacacttttcactgttaattcttatttttaacaaagtacaaaagatgttaaagtggataaaataatttatttttaaaaaaaattatactttttatcataaataattactttttctataaaaaatttaacacgTAATTTATTCTTGACAAAAATTTGGGGCCCCCGGaatttgggggcctaaggcaaaGGCCTTATTTTTGAAAGCATAGAGCCGGCCCTGCGTTACATTCATACAcgtattagtaatgcatgatttaattacttatatattagttatttttttttgtttacctTGAACGTGAAGATACTTAGGCAACACGTACGTATTAGTTAGAAAGGAACATGTTGCTCCTTCCTTATTTCTTCCTAACTAGCAATTGAACAACTTCTGAATTTGATTGTTCTCTAAACTTAGTATAAATATGAAATGCTTTGGACAACAAATAAAACTATCTTTTTATAATTGTGTTTGGATACAGCTTAAATCAATCAAGATTGTTTAGTATTTTATTAGAATTAGTTGAAGTCTATATTGGAAAATGTTACTCCGTATTTTCTACATTACTTcctttgttttaaattttgtttatcttatattcttttttttttaaagttttttttttttttttaactttagcAACTCTTTATTTTCAACTACGATAACCACGTGAGGATAAAGGTGATTAGATGCGTGTTGTATTCAATTTTGGTTCCTCGTAGAAAATGAAACACCACCATTGGTTGTATGTACAAAACAAGTAAAAAACTTATTTGGAATGGAATCTGAATCACATGCAATATCAATAACAATGAGGATGTGGTGGGTTGAATGACATTAGTGGAGCCACATGAATGGATAAGATCCTTCCACTTGGCTTTTTTAAATGAgattatttctttatattttgatattttttaggaaaaattttCGTTTTATCGAATTCTTTCACTTTTAACTATCATATCGATTTTGAGCTAGtgataaccaaaaaaaaaaaaagagtacaaaAGATATTTTTGAACTATGCGCAGATTATTAGTTTCATCATCAAATTATTGATagactcaaaaatatttttttacttgactaattaaaCTCTGATCTGCCATATAACATAGAAAATGGT
This genomic window contains:
- the LOC125854799 gene encoding geranylgeranyl pyrophosphate synthase, chloroplastic-like, which translates into the protein MRSMNIIDSWGQACLVINQSLPYKSFNGMMKINLKNRRILKQTLPCRPFSSVTVSATTREDEKDVKEEEGAKMENEFNFKVYVVEKAISVNKALDEAIMVKDPPMIHEAMRYSLLAGGKRVRPMLCLAACDLVGGNQGNAMAAACAVEMIHTMSLIHDDLPCMDDDDLRRGKPTNHKVYGEDVAVLAGDALLAFAFEYLATATIGVSPSRILVAVAELAKSVGTEGLVAGQVADLACTGNPNVGLEMLEFIHIHKTAALLEASVVIGAILGGGADEEVDKLRRFARCIGLLFQVVDDILDMTKSSEELGKTAGKDLAVDKTTYPKLLGLEKAKEFAAELNGEAKQQLAAFDSHKAAPLIALADYIAYRQN